The genomic DNA accatactaattcctgttttttttaattatccccTTTTATCTATTACACCcgattgattttttttgttatttagatGTATATCTGGTTATTTAATGTAAATCTTTTAAAGCAAATGTTACTGAAAGCTTAACAGGTGAAATAACTTAATAAccttaattttcaaaacatataaatttctatcaaaattaatatgaaatgaCATACTTCATTAAAAATATAGCTGTTTTAGTTGTTCGCAATACTTTGCTTACTGACCTGAAAAACTTCCAAAACACTTGCTTTACGTGTCCTAATATTGAAGTTTATTTTGTGTCTCATAGGGACATCTATGCTTTTGCGCCGCATTGTCATATTGAATATACGATGAGTTGACGTGTCTTAAACCGATTTTCATTTCTTGGTGTTGCTGTCCGTCCAAACTCGGCTTGCTAGTTCAGCTATATTCATAGCTTTCTTGATATTCAGTACCTCTCATTTACAGTCTCAATTAATCCGAGCCTGTATTGATTAAGCTTGGCTGAGTTCTAAACTCCTTAAGGGACATCTTATATATTCCttcaactatcacaacaacaagcCTAAGAGCTCTGCCGAAGCTTTCAATGTTTCTGTATGAAACCGATGCTATGGAGCATAAAAGgtgttttgcacatttcataacctctaattaacagactcaatcaaaccgagtcttttAACATTTACACTCAAATTTCGATCTAtgttttcaaaagcattttataaatatttattctacttctgctttttataatttctattatttatctaaattagtttttattatttcagactACCGTTATTTCAAGGTGCTGGCGCTGAGTTTGTTATACCTTTAGTCTTAATATCGGACCTTGAGGGAACGTTTTGTTCGGGAGATTTCAAAGGTTTGATACTTTATATATTCATGATTTTATGGATTATCTATTTCGAAGACAACTTATATATTCAtaatttgcatgaaatatttataattttatctgAATGGCATTGGTTATAATGTGCGGAATGACATTCTCTACACATCCAAGAAGTTATTATTCTGTTGGTGTCTAAACCCCGACTAAAACCATACaccttaaattaaaaagtaaagacCGTTGTTCGAGCTAGCGAAATCAGTATATGAATAATTTTTGATAAGTGATTTGATATTGtgaattcataaaccaacacagtcttgtcaaaacatgtttagctttaataagcttcttcagttgacagtATATGAAATACACAATGATATATGAAATACGGAAATGAGGTCGAACCGCTAAATGGACGTCGACGTTTAGACGCTACAAATGGCTCATAAGTGATTTGAAACTTGTAAATGACATTGTGTTGCATATCATTTCCAATGACAGTGATGATTGTTTATTCTAGCAACAGAGACGGTGAATATGACTATGGGTAATCTCACCGATATAATGTCAACTGAAGAATCGATGGACCGAATACTGACAAATGTTAGAGCggtaatatatataattatgtaatgcaTTAATAATTCATTAATTGGCACAATTCATTTAAACAACCACTAAATGCATCACTAATATCTAATAATTGATTTCTGATGCACAAACACTTTATCGTACATTAAAGAAAGTGATAAATTCTATCATATAATTATTGATACCTGACTAAGTATATAACCTAACTGTTTTGTAGAGCTAgattcacaattatttttttgttcggtttaacgtcgcaccgaaacagttataggtcatattgcgactttccagcttttatggtggaggaaggctccaggtgcccctccgtgcagtatttcatcacgagcgggcacttgggtagaaccaccgacattccgtaagccagctggatggctttctcatgATTCACAATTAAGTGTCATGTATAAAGTTGATAACAAAACTTAAATAACAACATATTTTCTCCAGTAGTACTACTCGCTTAAACATTGCTTAACTAtacattatatactattttaaacCAAACACACATAATTGCTTTTACACACTAAAATGTTCattgtatatttaaataaatactttGAACTAATTGTTCATACTTTCATATATGATTTTGGGGTCTAAGTAAATCTTTAGGTTTAGGACTTGCTCAAAGTCATACGAGGTCTCCGTAGTTGACTCATTTATTTCGTTGTTCTTAAATTACTTGCCCCTATTTTCGTTGGGTCTAAAGCACCACATTGGGATGTTGAATTGAAGAGGAACCGACTCAGGCAACTATATtaagaaggtcggtggttctacttagGTGTCCGTCCATGCCCAATATTTGCTCGAAGTGGCAGCCGGCATTATCCTGTGCCAATCCAGATTGGAAAGCGTCAAGATATTTAGGTCAAAGAAATTGTTAACGATGCTATATATCACATTTCAGTTACAAGGGAGTTTAATGCTTGCAGGAGCAGTGCATGCTATGATTGGCGGATTTGGACTTGTTGGAATTCTGATAAAGATTGTTGGACCGCTGACCATTGTTACCACGATGATACTGCTTTTTATTTTTCTGATCAAGATAATTCTGCAATTTGTGACAGTCAGTTGGGCCATATCAGTTTCGTACGATTTATTTCATAGAAAGGAGAAAACAAACATTCCCCTCGAGATTTAGGAGTACATTCGATTGAGTATTACTTAAACCAGTGACCTGGAGCATGATATGTGTTACACATTTCCCTATatctcagtcaaatcgagtctaatattattttgcattgttgcattctgtgcttccaagggATTTTCTTATGGTTCGTGATAACTATTGACTACTTATCAAACGTTTGACTACATCTGGGACATTTACATGAATAGTTTTTATTAGTATATCTAATAAAACGACGAATATGttcaaaggaaatatttaaaatgtttaatttagaGTGTTagatatttttcacctttaatAATTACTGATAACATTCCAGTACATATTACATCTTTTATTCTTTGAAGGACTTCAGTTGTTGCTGTAGTGTTGTTTCTCTACCTGTCTCGCTACAATACGCTTATACCAGTATGGACCCCATCTGGTGGATGCAGAATTGTTCGTTATCCTTTGCATCAGATATTTGCTGTAAGTGCTTTACTATCGATTTGTcgttatatttgtattaaataattGCTGACAGTTCTTTTCTATCGGTTGGCcgttatatttgtattaaatagtTGCTGAcagttctttacatttttttggCATTTATAATTTAGGTAATAGAAAAAAAGGCTAATAGTCCAGTAGGAAAAGCAACATACCAGTAAGGTCCCATTCTGGTGGATGCAGAACTATACATTACCCTTTACATCTATTTCATGTTTGTTAATTGCAAATTCTCCATTTCGAAGTTGTTTGTTACTTCTTTACTTTCGTTCGCTTGTTTGATATTACGCAAACTTTGCATTAAACAGTTGCTGCCAGTCTAATTTCACTTTCGTTTGTTATGATCTACGTAAAACCTTGCATTACACAGTTGCTGTTAGTCTAACTTTACTTTCATTTGTTATGATCTACGTAAACCTTGCATTACACAGTTGCTGTTAGTCTATTTCCACTTTCATTTGTTATGATCTACGTAAACCTTGCATTACACAGTTGCTGTTAGTCTAACTTCACTTTCATATGTTATGATCTACGTAAATCTTGCATTACACAGTTGCTGTTAGTCTAACTTCACTTTCATTTGTTATGATCTACGTAAACCTTGCATTACAGAGTTGCTGTCAGTCTAATTTTACTTTCGTTTGTTATGATTTacgtgggccggtggtctagtggtaacacgcttgactgtcaatccagaggtccagggatcgaatcctggtccaggcactggaaatttctgagatgctgtGAGTGTcccccacctaactagaggcctgtactggttcttcccaggaaagacggctttgcgtgtatcggtgctatacaccgggcacgttaaagaaccagactgtctattcgcaaagagctaggctaagttagctggacaagcctgtatctaaaatgatttctctctatctgttagggggactttatctcactctgtccctctggtcagatcgctttgtgtctgtactggtagaggatgaattttgcgccctgtgtggctgcgtttgctatatgtaaagcgcctttgaaggtgtttataatgaaaagggcgctatataaatctggtataataataataatattaataataataataataataataaccttGCATTACACAGTTGCTGTCAGTGTAATTTCATTTTCGTTTGTTATGCTTTAGATAAACCTTGCATTAAACAGTTGCTGTCAGTCAAATTTCACTGTCTTTTGTTATGGTTTTGGTAACCCTTGCATTAAATAATTGCTATTAGTTTTTAATGTCATTTGTGTGTTTCATTTCATGCAAACATTGCAAATTATTAGATACGTTCTATTAGTTTGTCTGTAAACATTGCATTAAGTACTTGCGTTCTCTTCTTTGCTACCTTTACTACCGTTTGGTTATTATATTTTACGTAAATCTTGCATCAAATAGTTGCTGTTAATTTCACTTTAGGTAGATAAAACACGCAcgtatattaaacataaatagaAGAAGGTCGCTGTTTATATATGTGTACGAATATAGTCTTTTTGATATGTATGCACATTTTCTGGTATGTATGCACATTTTCTGATATGTACGCACATTTTCTGGTATGTATTCACATTTTCTGGTAATGAAGGAATATATTTGCTCATTCTAATACTTAACTTTAAtgtttttggttaaaataaatgttgtttaaattttccctttaagATACTGATATCCATCGTTATCAACTGGTTTATATGTGGAGTTTTGACTGCGTACGATGTGTTCCCTAATGATCCGTCCTCTGGTAGTTTCAAAGCCCGCACCGACGCCAGAGTTAATGCCATATACGATAATCCTTGGTTTACATTTCCATATCCAGGTAAAGGGTTGAAGCAAGTAGGTCAAAATAATCCGGATCTGATAGAAATACGCTTTTAAAAAggcaatttattttgtaaacatgatattTTAATGCCTTTAAAAAGCATTTCAGATCTATCATAGTGCTCCTACCAATGCCGTTTTGATGCCTTCTGACGAAATCGTTATAAAGTTGTTTATCAATAAAGATCTGATTTAGCGTAAtaagaaaaatgtaaactttataAACAGTAAACACACCGGAAGAAATACTAGCTGAGCTAGTAGATTTCGACAAGTGGTGGTTGTTATTAATATGAACTCTATCGTAAGtatacaattatttgttatcgTTATAAAGTTGTTTATCAATAAAGATCTGATTTAGCATAATAAGAAAACTTTATAAACAGTAAACACACCGGAAGAAATACATATACTAGCTGAGCTAGTAGATTTCGACAACTGGTGGTTGTTAATAATATGAACTCTTTCGTAAGTATACAGTTATTTGTTCAATATCTACAGTGATTGATCACAGTACTAACTAAAGTCGTAAGTATACAATTAGATGTTTAGTTTCCACAGTGATTGACCGGAGTACTAAGGTCAAAAGAAAACAAGCATATATTCAATATACACAATGTTTGATAAGAGTACTAACTAAAGTCTTATGTACATGAGCGTATGTTCAATATCTAGTATCAGTCTTTCTGTCACTGTGATAGGCAATTGTTCAGGTTCCATACTTGTTGTTTGTTAAAGTAATTAAAACGCATCAATCAGAAGAAACAAGTGTAAACTCTGAGAGTAGgatatcaaaattattataaatgtatttgtaCATAATGTGTTAAAAACGAACTATTAGCCAATATGTGAATATTTCTATATAACAGAACGTGATTACGGTAGTGTACGActgcttttttaaaaagattatttGTTCAGGTCAACTTTCGAACACTATAGTCATCTATTATGATAATAAACCTGTATATTATAAAAACTTCACCATCCGGTACTTCGGTGGTGTACAAGCTTTTGGGTAGTGTTTGAGAGAGGTCACATGGATCATACTTACATAAAAACAGTGCATTTCTTTAACATATTGTAATATTGTTTCAAACATGATGGTGTAACTACAATCTAAACACAGTTCTACAGTAAAAAAACTACTTAGCTTCAAGTTTCCATTTGTGGTAAGTTTAATACATTTACCAGAACTTTTCACTAGTTTTGCTTTCCCTTTCAGGATAGAGCAgttaataacataacataacataacataaattttatttgtctTAAGCATGAAAAGCTCATCgacacaacaaaaaacatataaacataattttttgGCATGCGtaaaatacatattcatgtaaagatgcgagaaaaatcaaaattaacataagcaTAACACAAAGTATGAATTTTAAGATGTGAGAGTATATTCAAAACACGAATGAACATAAATAGACTAATATCTAAGTGACATCTGGTCTAACATTAGACTGTCTTAATTTAAAAGCTTTAGTAATATATAATGCAAGTTTCGTTAATGTattcttatttgtcgagtttaataattccatgaatttaaaaacaCTTGGATTTTCAGAGAAATATTTACTAATATATTTTTTGCGCAGTTCTGCATAACAGCTACACTTTAGAATGAAGTGGAACTCGTCTTCCAAATCATTAAGGTCacaaaaaacacattttctttcctGTCTCGGTATGGGGTTTGCAGAATGTCTGGCTTTTTCAATCATTAAGTCATGAGAACTCAGTCTTATTTTAAGAATAGCCCTTCTATAgtttatattattcaaaattttCAGATAATCTGACATTTCAAACACCTGTTTTAACTCTTTGTACATATGTAACGATGGGTGGAAGTTCATATTTTCTCTCCATTCATTTATGAATGTGTCTTTTAGTCGTTGCCTTAATACTGGTATAAACTGGTCCATGTTCACTGAACTGGGGAAAATCCAAACGTCACCAAATCCTATTTCGTTCAACATATTTCTCACTTTTAGAGACCAATTATCAATTCCTCTGTTCGTTAAATCTAACTGGCGTAACAGAATATTTGTCAATATACAATTTTCTCTTCTTTGgtgtatttttaaaaagtatttaataattcTTATTTTGCGTTCAACGATTAACGGCACACGGCCAGATTCTCCATACAAACGTAGGTTGCTAGTTGACATTTTAGCATTAAAAGTCCACTTCAAAAACTTTCTGTGTACGCGTTCTATACATTCAGCGTTTGAGAAACCCCAGATTTCGCTTGGGTATGATAGAATTGAAGATACATACGCGTCAAACAGATTAAACATGATTTCTGTCGGAACAGTTATATCTTTTATAATTGAGTAGAGCGATCCTATTGCTTTTAAGCCTTTTCCCGCCAGTGTACTAATCGCTGTTCGAAATGAGCCACCGGATGTCAAAACCAATCCGAGATAGTTAAAATGGTCAacaatttctatttctattccaTCGTAGGTCCATTTCTCTGAATTTCTCAAGGCGCCCCCTTTTCTAAAGaccattattttagttttttcgACATTTACAGTTAAGCTCCATTTATCACAGTACCGTTTTAAGTTGTCCATTGATTGCTGTAATCCCGTAATTGTATCAGAGAATATAACAGCGTCGTCGGCAAACAATATTAGATACAGAGATAACTGATCTAGATTTATACCTGAATTAAGGTTTTCTTGCAAGCTAGTTTCTAGATCATTGatgaataaagaaaatagaaatggCGAACATATTTCTCCTTGAAATAATCCAATATCGTACTCGAAAAAATCCGACAAGTTATTAAATTGTCTAACAcatgattttacattttgatacagGGAGCGTATGATTTGTAACAATTTGCCATCTATTCcattctttatcatttttatccaCAAGGAGGATCTGTCAATGAGATCATAAGCTTTCTTGAGGTCCAGAAATAAGCAGTAAAGTCTCTGTTTATTCCTTAAATGATGCTGAATAATGTCATTAAGAACGAAAATTGCATCTGTAGTACCAAAATTTGATTTGAAACCAAATTGAGCGTCTGTTATAACATCATTCTGTTCTGACCATTTTTTCAGTCTGTTGTTTATTACTGACATGAACAGTTTTGAAAAGCAACTTACAAGGGTTATTCCCCTGTAGTTACCAGGTTCATTCTTCGCTCCTTTCTTGAATATCGGTATAATTATTCCATTCGCCCATTGTTCAGGAAAAGTAgcgctttgtaatattttattaaataatttttcaataGGCGTTATTATCAGCTCTAAAGACTCAATAAAATATTCAGGTAATAAACAGTCACTTCCAGGCGCTTTATTCCGGTTTAATTTCTTCGACGCCGCACGAATTTCTTCAACGGTAATCGGCAAATCTAGTTCTTCAAATGTTGTGCTAGTATTTCCGTTTTCCTGGTTTTCATCAAATGATCGTATTGTTTCAATGAATTCTTCGTTTCTCGAGTTACTTGTTGCTGACGCTAATCCTTTGAAATGATCGTAAAACTCATTTAAAGATATATCACTGTCCTCTGACTTTTTCTTACATTTGAAATGATTCCAGAACTCTCTGGGTCTATATTTTCTGAGCCTATTCATCTCTGAACAcctttttatatcaaatatatgcTTGCTTTTCCTAACACAGTACCTGTAGTCCTTTTTCCTTTCAATTAATATTAATCTATTTTGATCGTTTCGATTACAAATAAATTGTTGCAGCGCATCCTGGTATAAGTTTCTTTTTTGTCTACATTCGTCGTTGTACCATTGTTTGCTATTGATAAGCGGGTTTTGTTTAAACATAGCCTTATCTTTTAATGTGACTGTCTTTTTAAATAAACGATCTGCTTTCGTTAATATAAAATCGCTAAAAGACTGGACAACTTCATCAATCGACAGCTCATTACTTTCCATTTGTTCGATTACTGTATTTAATGTATCAATATTGTCTGAAATTGAGCTTAAAAACTCTTGTCTATATTCCTCGTTCCACTTGGAGTATGAAAaagttttttcataattttctacaTGCCTGGTATTAGTTTTTAATGAGACGGACACAGTAGCATGATTAGAAAACAAGTTATAATCACTTATGCGGAAATTACACAAgtaatcaaaatttgcatattgaGTCAACACCAAATCAATCTCACTTTCTCCGTTACTcgtaaaacatgtaaattttcCGGGATTTTTATCTAGTCTCCCATTACAAATACACATATTTACTGCTTTACATAAATCTATTAGATTGTCGCCAAATCGGTTTGATCTTTGATCAGGAGACCGCCGCGGGGGCGGAATGTCATTCAAATTGTCATTCAGATCGTAATCTAGAGTTCGCTCAAACTGTATATAATCCTTCTTTTGACCAACCCTGCTATTAAGGTCGCCTAAAAGCATTGTTCCGCCGATTTCGGAAAAATAGAGAATTTCATTTTGAAGCTTTTGGAATAAATCAACATTATAAACGTTATGCATTACAGATGTCTCTGGGGGTATGTATGCAAAAGCTATATACCATAATGAGTAAATCGGTTTTAAACCAACGGGGTCGTTGAAATACTCTTGTCTTGGTTATCCTTTTGCATAGTTTGTGTCTACATGTAGTATTTtgtaaatgtcaaatatttgataaataattatgtCGAACATTgagattatatttatattttgtaaatctaGGCCAATTTGGAACACCAGGTTTTAGTGCTGCAGGGATATTAGCATTCGCCGCTGCAGTATTTGTCTCTATTTTGGACTCCATCGGTGACTATTACGCCACAGCGAGAGTATGCCGCGTACCGCCGCCGCCCTCACACGGAATAAACAGGGGAATACTTGTAGAAGGCATCTGTACATTTATCTCTGGAGCTGTCGGTTGTGGGCATGGTACAGCAACTTATGGTGAAACAATTGGTACAATAGGAGTCAGTAAAGTATGTTAAAGTACATTTTTGGTTGATCGTTAATAGAAAATAGACCTGGTATAACGCATTTGCAGAGACTTATAGAGGTGAATACAACAGTTAGTTTGACCCTGGTTTTAGCTCATTAAGTCCATTTATTTGCAAGTATAAGATACGACAAAGCTTATAAATAATGATAACGACTGAGTACTTTGTTTATCATATAGCAACCTATCAGtttcattttctgtataaacCATCTGAGCagaaatgatatatttgtaaCTCTAACagatatttgatttatttctatAACCAGGTTGCTAGCAGAAAGGTTCTTACGTTTGTTGGTATACTCTACATTGCATTTGGAATTTTTGGTAAATTTTCGGCAGTGTTTATAACTATACCCTATCCTGTTCTCGGAGGGGCTTACGTCGTCATGGTAGGAATATTCCTTGGTGTTATGATAAACAGTTTAGAGGTAAAATATAGTTAAATTATATTC from Mercenaria mercenaria strain notata chromosome 11, MADL_Memer_1, whole genome shotgun sequence includes the following:
- the LOC123532761 gene encoding solute carrier family 23 member 1-like, producing the protein MDQGDETKACVENLNKETAEINDNETKYNLASGETGITVPERRDEVIEENDFSKKLIIYGVNEDPPIHVTIACALQHCLAYLTGQLVVSFLVAEVVCASNNDVFRARLLSSTMFMSGVTTLLMNLFGIRLPLFQGAGAEFVIPLVLISDLEGTFCSGDFKATETVNMTMGNLTDIMSTEESMDRILTNVRALQGSLMLAGAVHAMIGGFGLVGILIKIVGPLTIVTTMILLFIFLIKIILQFVTVSWAISVSTSVVAVVLFLYLSRYNTLIPVWTPSGGCRIVRYPLHQIFAILISIVINWFICGVLTAYDVFPNDPSSGSFKARTDARVNAIYDNPWFTFPYPGQFGTPGFSAAGILAFAAAVFVSILDSIGDYYATARVCRVPPPPSHGINRGILVEGICTFISGAVGCGHGTATYGETIGTIGVSKVASRKVLTFVGILYIAFGIFGKFSAVFITIPYPVLGGAYVVMVGIFLGVMINSLEVTSMSSPRNIAILGLSVCMGLAVPTWAHSVDQPVNTGHEKFDRLLSMFLKNPNILGTFLACLLDNTVPGTRKERGMFGESGEDSVSPSGLYNEGEEVYKPLFPSRWLRWKIMKYIPFLPYEGAKEETCTNWELN